The region CTTAGCAATCCTAAGTATATGAATTCATTATCGTAAAAGCAAAAACCCGGCAAGTTTCCTTACCGGGTTTAAGTTGTTTAAGTAACTTCGTTCAGTCCGTTGATCCGAAATTAACCGATTAGTTTCAAAGCCAATTGGTTAGTTTGGTTCGCTTGAGCCAAAGTTGAAGTACCAGCTTGCAACAAGATGTTGTTACGAGTCATCTCTGAAGATGCTTGAGCTACGTCAGTATCACGGATACGTGAGTTAGCTGCAGACATGTTCTCAACTGTAACACCCAAGTTGTCTACTGTTGAAGTCAAACGATTTTGAAGAGCACCCAAGTTAGCGCGAGTACCGTTCACTGAAGTTTGAGCATCATCAAGCTTGTTAAGAGCTTCTTGAGCACCTTCTTTAGAAGAGAAATCAAGACCAGAAAGACCCAATGAATCCAAAGTTGCTACGTTTTCAGCTGCTTTGAAGGAGATACGATCTTCTTCAGCATTATTGTGAATACCTACTTGGAAATCGAAGCTTGGTGAAGAACCATCCAACAATTTAGTAGTACCCCAAGTTGTAACGTTAGCGATACGTTGCATTTCGTCTTTAAGTTGAACAACCTCTTTATTCAACATGCCGCGCTCTTTGTCACCGATAGTGTCAGAAGAAGCTTGGATACCTAGCTCACGTAGACGTACGATGATGTTACCGATTTCGTTCAAGCCGCCCTCAGCAGTTTGAACCATAGAGATACCATCGTTCGCATTGCGTTGTGCTTGTGAAGCAGAGCGGATCTGAGCTTTGAAGCTTTCAGAAATCGCCAAACCTGCAGCGTCATCAGCAGCTTTATTGATACGTGAACCAGAAGCTAGTTTCGCCATTGAGTCTTGAATAGTTCTTTGTGAACCAACCAAGTTTCTTTGAGCGTTAATAGCAGCCATGTTTGTTGTTACTCTCATTCCCATTTTAAAATCCTCCGTTAAAATTTATTTTTCATAATTAAAAACCCTCCTTGATTGTTGTTTGGGTGAGCAGAACCTACTTCTGCTTGCCCGGCACTGACATCCGAGTCTGTGCTTTGGCCGTTTAGCCTTGTGGACCATGCTGTGCTTTATGCTCATTCAGGTTTCTCAACCTCTTGTTCCGCCGCACAGCTTTGAACAATCTGTTGTTCATTTTTATTTCATCCTTGAAGGCCCTCCTTTCGGTATTAGCAAGAGAGTGACCTTCTCTCTTGACTCCTTCTGAGTGAATCTTTGATGTGATTAAGATCGGGATTTGGTGGGCGCTCTTGACAGGACGTCAGACGGGTTTTGTC is a window of Bdellovibrio sp. SKB1291214 DNA encoding:
- a CDS encoding flagellin, with the protein product MGMRVTTNMAAINAQRNLVGSQRTIQDSMAKLASGSRINKAADDAAGLAISESFKAQIRSASQAQRNANDGISMVQTAEGGLNEIGNIIVRLRELGIQASSDTIGDKERGMLNKEVVQLKDEMQRIANVTTWGTTKLLDGSSPSFDFQVGIHNNAEEDRISFKAAENVATLDSLGLSGLDFSSKEGAQEALNKLDDAQTSVNGTRANLGALQNRLTSTVDNLGVTVENMSAANSRIRDTDVAQASSEMTRNNILLQAGTSTLAQANQTNQLALKLIG